CAAGCTGTATCAGCTCAACCGAGATTATAAGAAGTTCATGATGCAGTTCGAAGAAGGTGTTCAAAAAGTAAAAGCCAATCAAGACAACACCCATGCGATAGAGGCAATGGTTTTACTATGGAAGCAATTCATGGAAAGAATGGAAAACAGGCCATTTACTAAATATACTTCCAAAGAAATCGTAGCAGCAGGATATGGTGATGGACTAAAAGGCGTACTTCAAAAAATAGATTCAGCGATTTATGGTCGTTTGACCGTGGAGGATATTTATAGAAATCTTGATTCCTTGAGTCATTTCACAACAGAGCGTTTCGAGAGAAAAAGAGAGGAGGTAAAAAATGGGTGAGCAAATCGCTAATTCTTCGCAATGGCTGTCATGGCACTGGTTTAGCTGGGAAACGCTGCAAAACTTCAATTGGGAATTCCCAATGGTTTTTTATGCCCTGATAGCACTTCCCTTGATCCTACTTATTTGGTTTATCATAGACAGAAGAAAGCGTCAGAGTCTATCGATCGCTCTTACCAAAAGTGATATCAAATGGAGCCCGGTCAGTTTGCTCAGATTGATTCCTAATTTCATTCTGATCCTATCATTCGCATTATTGCTCTTGGCATTGGCGCGTCCTCAAAAGACCAATGAAAAAGTAGAGCAATGGACAGAAGGGATTGACATCATGTTACTGATAGATATTTCTGAATCCATGCAGATCGAAGATTTCCGTCCCAACAGACTGGAAGCTGCCAAAAATGTAGCCAGAGAGTTTGTCATGGGTAGATTTCAAGATCGAATAGGCTTGGTGGTCTTTTCAGGAGAGGCTTATTCGCGTTCTCCACTTACCACCGATTATGACCTCCTGAATACCTACATCGATGACATAGATTTTGACCTGATCCAAAAAGGTGGGACGGCCATGGGTAGTGCCCTTGCAGTAGGAACCAATCGCATGCGCGAATCAGATTCTAAGTCCAAAGTAATGATTTTGCTAAGCGACGGGGACAACAATGCAGGCAACATTGACCCCATCATCGCTGCAGAACTAGCCGATGCCTACGATATCAAAATTTACACCATCGCTATTGGAAAAGAAGGTCGAGTACCTTTCGGAAAGGACTATTTTGGAAGAACGCGCTATGTTGAAAACACACTAAACGAAACCACCTTAAGGAAGATAGCAGAAATCGGACATGGCGAATTCTACCGTGTATCTGACAACAAAGCGCTGGAGAACGTATTTGCGCTGATCGACAAATACGAAAAAGCTGAAATCAAAGAAAATCGTTTCAAGGATACGACAGACTTCTACCCTATTTATCTTAAGTGGGGTATTGTTTTCTTCCTTCTTTGGATGCTACTGAAGTCCACTTTTATCAGCAATATCCTGCAGGACTAAAGGATATTCACTTCTGGATGGATAGTGATATCAAATTTCGCAAGGACAGAAGCCTGAATATCAAGGGCCAATTGGTACAACTCTTTACCACTGCCACCGCCATGGTTGACCAGAACCAATGCCTGTTTGTCGTGCACACCGATATTTCCAATACGCTTGCCCTTCCACCCTGCTTGCTCAATCAACCAGCCTGCCGGGACTTTTACTTCTCCACTGCCCTGCGGATAGCCCGGCGCATCATATGACTCCTTCAGTGCTGCATACTTGGCTTCAGTCACTACAGGGTTTTTGAAAAAACTCCCTGAGTTCCCAATCTTCACCGGATCTGGCAATTTTGATTGGCGAATAGAAATCACTGCGTCACTTACGTCTTTGATCGTTGGTTGAGTAATTCCTCTTTGAGATAAGGTTTCATTGATCGCCCCATAACTCGTATTCAGGATAGGATTTTTGGTCAATTTGATCGTCACAGAACTGATCACATACTGCCCTTTCAATTCCTTCTTGAAGACACTTTCTCTATAACCGAACTGACAAGCCTCTCCATCAAAGGTCTCCAATTCTAACGATCGGTTATTCAAGGCTTCCAATGACACAAAAACATCTTTGATCTCTACACCATAGGCCCCAATATTTTGCATCGGAGCAGCCCCAACTGTCCCAGGAATCAGGGACATATTTTCTATCCCTCCCCAACCCTGTTCAATTGTATACAGAACTAAATCATGCCAAACCTCTCCTGCCGCCACTTTTAGAACTACTTCCTGATCTGATTCTTCCAGGACCTCTATTCCTTTCAGACTATTTTTAATGATCAACCCGTCAAAATCGCCAGTCAAAAGGACATTTGACCCCCCACCCAAAATATAGTAGGCCAAATCATGCTTACCAGCCCATTTGAGTGCGTTTTTTAGATCCTCTAATTCGGTTATATCAGTAAAAAAATCAGCCTTGGCCTCCAGGCCGAAGGTATTGTAGGGTTGAAGCGAAACGCCTTCTAAAATTTCAGACATGAATCAGTATTATTCCTCGACAAAGCGGTAAAAAATGCAATTTATGAAAGCCTTTCAGATATCCTTTCTAAACCCTCAAAAAACTCAATAATAGCACCCATAAAAAGGGTATTTTTAGTAGCTTTGGAGGATTTTAATTAGTAGATCGAACTGCTAATTTATAATTCAAAAGAATTTGGTTTTAAACTACTGAAAACAAGAGACTTGAAAAAGTCAATAGGTTTTCGGTCTGATAAAATTTCAATTTCCTGACACAACAATGTGCAGGATCAATCACAGGAAATGAGCGAAGAGAATAAAACACCAAAAGCAGATTATTCAGCCAGTAACATTACCGTCCTCGAAGGACTAGAAGCCGTAAGAAAAAGACCTGCCATGTACATCGGAGATGTGGGCGTCAAAGGTCTTCACCACATGATCTGGGAAGTAGTAGACAACTCTATCGATGAGGCACTTGCTGGACATTGTGACACCATCAATGTAACCATCAAGCCAGACAACTCCATCCTGGTGACTGACAATGGTCGAGGCATCCCAACTGATTACCACGAAAAAGAAAAGAAATCGGCACTAGAGGTTGTAATGACCGTGCTTCACGCCGGGGGTAAATTCGATAAAGACACTTATAAAGTATCTGGGGGTCTTCACGGTGTAGGGGTATCTTGTGTGAACGCCTTGTCTACCAAACTGGAAGTGACTGTGCACAGAGGTGGCAAGGTCTACCAACAAGAATACTCTACTGGTATACCCAAATATGACGTGAAAGAAATAGGGACAACGGACATCACTGGTACCCATGTTCATTTCTGGCCTGACACAAGCATCTTCACGGTTAACGAGTACAAATACGAAACGGTGGCTTCCCGATTGAGAGAATTGTCTTTCTTGAATGCAGGAATCACTGTTAAACTTACAGATGAAAGAGAAACGGAAGAAGACGGAAACTTCAAAAGTGACATCTTCCATTCCGAAGGTGGATTGATAGAATTCGTTGAATATCTGGATAGCTCTAGAGAAAAACTGATCCCCAAACCCGTTTACATGGAAGGGGAAAAGGGAGAAATCCCCGTTCAGGTGGCCTTGACTTACAACACATCTTTCTCAGAAAATGTAGTTTCTTATGTAAACAACATCAACACGATCGAAGGAGGAACACACGTAGCAGGTTTCAGAAGAGCCTTGACAAGAACACTGAAATCCTATGCTGACAAGTCTGGCATGCTAGACAAGGTGAAGATAGACATCACCGGCGATGACTTTAGAGAAGGCCTTACGGCCATTATCTCCGTAAAGGTTGCTGAACCGCAGTTTGAAGGACAGACCAAAACAAAACTGGGCAACTCTGATGCTATGGGCGCTGTGGACACCAGTGTGAGTGAAATCCTTTTCAACTTCCTAGAAGAGAATCCTAAAGAAGCAAAAACGATTGTTCAGAAAGTAATCCTGGCTGCTCAAGCTAGAAATGCTGCGAGAAAGGCTAGAGAGATGGTTCAGAGGAAGAATGTACTTTCTGGAACCGGGCTACCTGGTAAACTGGCTGACTGTTCTTCCAGAGACCCTATGCACTCAGAATTATACCTAGTAGAGGGTGACTCTGCGGGTGGGTCTGCAAAGCAAGGTCGTGATAGAAAATTTCAAGCGATCCTACCCTTGAGAGGTAAGATCCTAAACGTAGAAAAAGCCCAAGAGCACAAAATCTACGACAATGAAGAGATCAAGAATATGATCACTGCATTAGGTGTCAAATTCGGAACAGATGACGACCCTAAGGCGCTGAACATGGAAAAACTTCGCTACCACAAAATTGTCATCATGACGGATGCCGATATCGATGGTAGTCACATTCGAACTTTGATCTTGACATTCTTCTTCAGATACATGAGAGCTTTGATCGACAATGGTTATCTATACATCGCTCTACCTCCATTGTATCTCTTAAAGAAAGGAAAGAAAGAGCGCTATGCCTGGTCTGAAGAAGACAGAGCAAGAGTAGTAGCAGAGCTTGCCGGAGATGGCAAAGAAGAGAATGTCGGCGTTCAGAGGTACAAGGGTCTTGGTGAAATGAACCCTGAGCAGCTTTGGACCACTACTATGAATCCTGAATTCCGTAGTTTGAAACAAGTAACCGTAGAATCAGCTGCTGAAGCAGATCACTTGTTCTCTGTATTAATGGGAGACGAAGTAGGACCAAGACGGGAATTCATTGAAAAGAATGCAAAATATGCCAATGTGGATGTTTAATCCGCTCACATAAAAAAAACAAAAAGGGATGCTATTCGGTATCCCTTTTTTTATTGACAGCCAATAGCATCAAAATCCAACCTACAAGAAACCCAATCCCTCCTACTGGAGTTATGGCACCCCAAACTTTGATACCAGTCACACTCAGTATGTAAAGTGAGCCACTGAAGATAATTATTCCAGCTACAAATGAATAAAATGCCCAGTTCAATCGGCTAGAATGAAACTCCTTAAATAATATTCCTGTGATCAGGATCGCAAAAGTGTGAATCGCTTGATAAAGCACCCCTGTATCGAATGTATCCAATGTACCATGTGCTATTAGAGTCGATTTCAACCCATGAGCCCCAAAAGCTCCAATGGCCACCGTCAAAAAGCCAAAAACTGCTCCTGTTTTTATTACATTATTGTTCATTAGTATAGATTTGAGTCAAATTAATCTAGCATGCAAATAAGAGTAATTCTACTCATCTTTTGTTTCCTTTTTCTTCAGAACTTATCCAAGGCACAAGCTATTCGTGTGGCAGCAGCTTCGAGCATGACTGATTTCCTTCTGGAGCTTGAATCTAAGTTTGAAAAAGAAACTGGGATAGAGCTTGAAGTTATCTCCAACAGTTCGGGAACAATAGCCAATCAAATCCAAAACGGGGCACCTTTCGATGTCTTTCTGTCAGCCAATGAGAAATATACTAATGCCCTATTTCAAAAAGGTATAGGCATAAATCAACCCATGACCTTTGCTTATAGCCAGTTGGTTTTTTGGTCTAAACACCCCATTGAAAGCATTTCAAACACCTTAACAAATGACAATTGTAAATCAATTGCGATTGCTCAACCCGAGTTAGCCCCTTTTGGTTCTTTGGCATCCCTGTATATCACTGACAGTCTTCAGCTTGGTAGCCAAGTAAAAAACAAAATGGTTTATGGAAATAACATATCCATGATCAATCAATATATATATGCTCAATCCGTGGATGCTGCATTTACTTCACTTTCCTCCTTTATAAAACTAAAAAAAACACAGCCTGATTTTTGGACAATCATAGAGCCTCATCAACTAGGGAGCATAGCCCAGAGTGCTTTATTACTAAATAATCAAGGTTCTTCTTTTATTAATTATTTGTTTCAAAACGAAATTTCAAATGAGACACTATTGAAATATGGATATATGTTAAAATAAAAATAATAAATTGTGTTTTTCTTATATTAATAAAATAAAATAGGAGGATATCTGATTTTTTAAATTAGGTGAATACACTAAAAAAACAAGAAAGGGTTTATCTACTTTTGTAAAAGAGGGGTAGTATAACCATCTGTAAATGAAAACCATTCAAGAACAATCAAGATAAGAACCAGGTTGCTCTTGATATTAAATTAACTTATGACACCAAACCTTATTCGAATCTTAGTTGGATTATTTTTATTTTCCATTCCTGCCATAGGTCAGGCCACAGATTGGTACACATACAAATCTGGTGATTGGACCAATGCGGACAACTGGACTACAGATGCATCTGGTACTTTAAGGACCAACCCCTCATCTTTGTACCCAAATTTATCTACTGACAATGTCTACATCTTGAATGGTGACGAAATCACGGTAGGTACCAATGGAATCAGTGTTGCCTCACTTACCATCAATGATGGTGGGGTATTAATTTTAGGGCAAACAGACTCACATAACTTTACCTCAATCAGCGGGTCTGGAAAGATTAAAATCGCTAGTGACAACTTTCCAAGTGGAGACTACAGTAATTTTAATGGTGAAGGAGACGGTACCGTGGAATTCGTTGATCAATCTCCGGCTGCAGATTATGCAATAGAAAGTGTACATACTTTCAATAACATGATTGTCAATCTAGCAAGCAACACACTAATCCAGCTAGCAGATATTACTTTAAATGGTGACCTGACCATTAATTCAGGCACCTATCAGATTAACGATAATACATCTGATGGTTATTCAGACAACGATACTCCACTCAATTTATTAATCAATGGAGATGTCTCTGTTTCCAGTGGCACAGCCATAACTGTGGGTAATGTAGATGCTGTCACAGCGGTAGGTTCTTTCGGTATATTTAGTTTTCACCAATTTGAAATCAAAGGTGACTTCAACAATAATGGAACTGTTTCGTTCACCAACCTCTCCAGCACATCCATAGCAGATGAAAGATATCTAGATAAATACCCAAGCGCATCTGACGATGACAACTCCGTATCACCAGTAATACCTTCAAGTGAATACGGAGTGGTTGAGTTATTATTTACGAGCGCAGTACATGATCAGACGCTTTCCTGTAATGGCTCTACTGACCTATATAGAATTGAAATCAACAAAGGGACAAGTCAGACTTACGCTGCAATAATCACTGCCAGCAGCAGTAGCAATTTTCGACTTTTAGGAAGAATTGCCATGGGTCAATCCGATGATTTCTCTAATTCTCCCTCTATAAATAATGACCGAGCACTCGGATTAGAAGCGGGCATACTAAAATTAGGTTCCAACATCCTAATATCGGCGATCGCTAAGGACGACACCAACGGAACCCAGGCCAGAACTCAAGGTACAAGTAGTAACTATGTGATAGATGAAGATGCGCAGCTATGGTTGTCAAGCAATTCCAGCATTACAAAATCTGTAGCTACAGGTTGTCAGGTACTAGGGAAATTCAAAATATCTGATGATGCCACCTATACCTTTTCAGGTTCTGGACAAAGAGCGATACTCATAGACAATGAAGGCAGTTTTGAAATGACTGGTGGTACAGTTGACCTAACACAATTTAGAAACTACTTTGGATCTAGTACTCCGCGTGGATCCTTTGTAATGACTGGTGGAACCCTGAATATTGGAGGCGGAGATGCTGATGCCAATCATGCCATTTTCAGTTTACCATGGAATGATCAGGTTTTCATTTTGAGTGCCGCTAACCAGGCAGATCCGCCTGTGATTAATATCACGCTGGATGCAGACAATCGTGGCAAAGCCAATACTGCCATTCAAATCGGAGTAGCTGAAGGCAATTACAATATCGGAACCAGTGAAATCAATATCATCAAATCCGTCAATACGGATTACAAAATTGTCTCCACAGCCCCTTTATACAATTTGGACATAACGGATTCTGGAACAGGAGAAATCATCATTGACAATACACCGGACTCTAATGGCGATTATATATCGGGCGGAGGACTCCCTTCTACCGACGAATCTGGAACTGTAGGTTCACCCGCAGAAGATGCTGCAGCACTTTCCATATTAAACAACCTCATCATCACTGATGGCCGCCTAGACGCCAATGATCAAAATATTACCATTGGAAACCTCCTTACTGTTACTAATGGCGCAGAATATGACCCTGGTACAAATGCTACCATTCTAAGTGGAAGTTCTTCCATGCAATCCATTAGCCTAAACGGTACTACTCCGATCGTAGGGGGTGGATTTTATAACTTGACACTTTCGACTTCAGGGACTACCAAAAACTTGAGTGGTGACCTAGCTACTTATGTAGTATTAAATGATTTCACTATAGGTTCAGGTGTAACATTCAACGATGATGGTAAAACCATTCAAGTAAACGGTAACCTGTACAATTCAGGTATCCATACTACAGATGTCAGTTCTCCAGGAAGCATAGAAATAACTGGTGGAGCCAGCGGTCACGAACTTGGCGGTGATGGAAATGGAATCTTCAAAATACTAACCATTGATGACACCAATTTCAACGTTACCTGTGCTGCTGATCAACAAATCGATAGTGTTTTAAACCTAGTGAATGGGATTCTAGATATTGATGTTTATCAATTGACCATTAATAGTACAGCAACCAATCCTATACTAGACGATGCTGATGGGGTTAGCAATTTTGATAACACCAGATACATCCGCACAGCAGGAAATGCCTCTGATGACGGGATACATTACTATATCCAATCGGATAAGGACAATTACCTTTTCCCAATGGGAACCGATAAAGAAAC
This is a stretch of genomic DNA from Reichenbachiella ulvae. It encodes these proteins:
- a CDS encoding VWA domain-containing protein — protein: MGEQIANSSQWLSWHWFSWETLQNFNWEFPMVFYALIALPLILLIWFIIDRRKRQSLSIALTKSDIKWSPVSLLRLIPNFILILSFALLLLALARPQKTNEKVEQWTEGIDIMLLIDISESMQIEDFRPNRLEAAKNVAREFVMGRFQDRIGLVVFSGEAYSRSPLTTDYDLLNTYIDDIDFDLIQKGGTAMGSALAVGTNRMRESDSKSKVMILLSDGDNNAGNIDPIIAAELADAYDIKIYTIAIGKEGRVPFGKDYFGRTRYVENTLNETTLRKIAEIGHGEFYRVSDNKALENVFALIDKYEKAEIKENRFKDTTDFYPIYLKWGIVFFLLWMLLKSTFISNILQD
- the murB gene encoding UDP-N-acetylmuramate dehydrogenase, with the protein product MSEILEGVSLQPYNTFGLEAKADFFTDITELEDLKNALKWAGKHDLAYYILGGGSNVLLTGDFDGLIIKNSLKGIEVLEESDQEVVLKVAAGEVWHDLVLYTIEQGWGGIENMSLIPGTVGAAPMQNIGAYGVEIKDVFVSLEALNNRSLELETFDGEACQFGYRESVFKKELKGQYVISSVTIKLTKNPILNTSYGAINETLSQRGITQPTIKDVSDAVISIRQSKLPDPVKIGNSGSFFKNPVVTEAKYAALKESYDAPGYPQGSGEVKVPAGWLIEQAGWKGKRIGNIGVHDKQALVLVNHGGGSGKELYQLALDIQASVLAKFDITIHPEVNIL
- the gyrB gene encoding DNA topoisomerase (ATP-hydrolyzing) subunit B, which produces MSEENKTPKADYSASNITVLEGLEAVRKRPAMYIGDVGVKGLHHMIWEVVDNSIDEALAGHCDTINVTIKPDNSILVTDNGRGIPTDYHEKEKKSALEVVMTVLHAGGKFDKDTYKVSGGLHGVGVSCVNALSTKLEVTVHRGGKVYQQEYSTGIPKYDVKEIGTTDITGTHVHFWPDTSIFTVNEYKYETVASRLRELSFLNAGITVKLTDERETEEDGNFKSDIFHSEGGLIEFVEYLDSSREKLIPKPVYMEGEKGEIPVQVALTYNTSFSENVVSYVNNINTIEGGTHVAGFRRALTRTLKSYADKSGMLDKVKIDITGDDFREGLTAIISVKVAEPQFEGQTKTKLGNSDAMGAVDTSVSEILFNFLEENPKEAKTIVQKVILAAQARNAARKAREMVQRKNVLSGTGLPGKLADCSSRDPMHSELYLVEGDSAGGSAKQGRDRKFQAILPLRGKILNVEKAQEHKIYDNEEIKNMITALGVKFGTDDDPKALNMEKLRYHKIVIMTDADIDGSHIRTLILTFFFRYMRALIDNGYLYIALPPLYLLKKGKKERYAWSEEDRARVVAELAGDGKEENVGVQRYKGLGEMNPEQLWTTTMNPEFRSLKQVTVESAAEADHLFSVLMGDEVGPRREFIEKNAKYANVDV
- a CDS encoding DUF423 domain-containing protein produces the protein MNNNVIKTGAVFGFLTVAIGAFGAHGLKSTLIAHGTLDTFDTGVLYQAIHTFAILITGILFKEFHSSRLNWAFYSFVAGIIIFSGSLYILSVTGIKVWGAITPVGGIGFLVGWILMLLAVNKKRDTE
- the modA gene encoding molybdate ABC transporter substrate-binding protein; the protein is MQIRVILLIFCFLFLQNLSKAQAIRVAAASSMTDFLLELESKFEKETGIELEVISNSSGTIANQIQNGAPFDVFLSANEKYTNALFQKGIGINQPMTFAYSQLVFWSKHPIESISNTLTNDNCKSIAIAQPELAPFGSLASLYITDSLQLGSQVKNKMVYGNNISMINQYIYAQSVDAAFTSLSSFIKLKKTQPDFWTIIEPHQLGSIAQSALLLNNQGSSFINYLFQNEISNETLLKYGYMLK
- a CDS encoding beta strand repeat-containing protein, which gives rise to MTPNLIRILVGLFLFSIPAIGQATDWYTYKSGDWTNADNWTTDASGTLRTNPSSLYPNLSTDNVYILNGDEITVGTNGISVASLTINDGGVLILGQTDSHNFTSISGSGKIKIASDNFPSGDYSNFNGEGDGTVEFVDQSPAADYAIESVHTFNNMIVNLASNTLIQLADITLNGDLTINSGTYQINDNTSDGYSDNDTPLNLLINGDVSVSSGTAITVGNVDAVTAVGSFGIFSFHQFEIKGDFNNNGTVSFTNLSSTSIADERYLDKYPSASDDDNSVSPVIPSSEYGVVELLFTSAVHDQTLSCNGSTDLYRIEINKGTSQTYAAIITASSSSNFRLLGRIAMGQSDDFSNSPSINNDRALGLEAGILKLGSNILISAIAKDDTNGTQARTQGTSSNYVIDEDAQLWLSSNSSITKSVATGCQVLGKFKISDDATYTFSGSGQRAILIDNEGSFEMTGGTVDLTQFRNYFGSSTPRGSFVMTGGTLNIGGGDADANHAIFSLPWNDQVFILSAANQADPPVINITLDADNRGKANTAIQIGVAEGNYNIGTSEINIIKSVNTDYKIVSTAPLYNLDITDSGTGEIIIDNTPDSNGDYISGGGLPSTDESGTVGSPAEDAAALSILNNLIITDGRLDANDQNITIGNLLTVTNGAEYDPGTNATILSGSSSMQSISLNGTTPIVGGGFYNLTLSTSGTTKNLSGDLATYVVLNDFTIGSGVTFNDDGKTIQVNGNLYNSGIHTTDVSSPGSIEITGGASGHELGGDGNGIFKILTIDDTNFNVTCAADQQIDSVLNLVNGILDIDVYQLTINSTATNPILDDADGVSNFDNTRYIRTAGNASDDGIHYYIQSDKDNYLFPMGTDKETSTNKYTPAIMSITGTSASNAGYIKISVADQFLPTIDPTETAKLDYYWRVNHSDFTTLPNVSFAFYYNDEDITGNENNYNAGYVLDEIPFTRQEQDANDDDRTINELVFNGTSNNGAFPGNRYTLINANYSAAGSNAWNGAPEIYYTRQYSPNGASADWENTSYWTLATNDIDGNGTVDADEVHDSRQPQASDYPQGGDIAVIGWVPHNDPNTADRGKPHGIKMDNAYDLAQLVFTQMLDASGNPTARDYATNFQFRPTVVINPGADANAGIISGEGNFWVRSTGTTTVSDPDWSDSDLGLFVTEDSSYFTYEFYNTNTFSNIPEAVPNLLFASNGWGNNDVNLILTTGFTTNMNLEILGDGNIGISSEVEGDITVGNDLRLFRSNVFGNESGGGGELLFPNSIDRTVEVLGDIKMEYEGMFIGVFNPENTTQNIHSLIVHGDIIQDTDNGGGAADDGLQLYTADGYDYIELYLTGEGNHSYSKVDGDVANFGTIVVDKGTDTSSSFSFDADFNLLGDNSSVTKALDIQNGETIINDANIDIELNLGGGDFTIPSSGGLTLTAGTTRISSTGSGSGNGLRLEGPLTINGGSMILNGGSSANNYIEYGSGGSASVEITSGNLIVGSQFRRSLYSEDGIIQYSQTGGNAAFGINYTPENSKGVFEIINSGAAGTSSFELSGASTLFTIVGAQDSPEQGTLILDSDISSTFSSDAIIDFGYNGSIAGVTVQNAASENFEINSGVTLPNLRIDNGNLNAPTVELIFQSTSVSGDISILNSGSLVLEWL